In Flavobacterium sp. N1736, the following are encoded in one genomic region:
- the rpsH gene encoding 30S ribosomal protein S8 — translation MYTDPIADYLTRVRNAVAANHKVVEIPASNLKKEITKILFDQGYILSYKFEDNSVQGSIKIALKYDKDTKEPVIKDIQRISKPGLRKYAGAAKLPRILNGLGIAIVSTSKGLMTGKQAKQLNVGGEVICYVY, via the coding sequence ATGTATACAGATCCTATTGCAGATTATTTGACTAGAGTTCGTAACGCTGTGGCTGCAAACCACAAAGTTGTTGAAATTCCGGCATCTAATCTAAAAAAAGAAATAACTAAGATCTTATTTGATCAAGGTTATATCTTGAGTTACAAATTTGAAGACAACTCTGTACAGGGTTCAATCAAAATCGCTTTGAAGTATGATAAAGATACTAAAGAGCCTGTAATTAAAGATATCCAAAGAATTAGTAAACCTGGTTTACGTAAATATGCAGGTGCTGCCAAATTACCAAGAATCCTTAACGGATTAGGAATTGCTATTGTTTCAACTTCAAAAGGTCTTATGACTGGAAAACAAGCGAAACAATTAAATGTAGGTGGTGAAGTAATTTGTTACGTATACTAA